From Desulfobacterales bacterium:
CCTGGCCCGCAAGGATTATGCCGCGGCCCTGCGCCATTTTGAGCGCGCCGATGCGATCTGCGCCAAGGAACAGGACCTGTCCAGCAGTCTGTTTCTGAAGAAAAAGTTCATCAAGGCCCGGGTCGGCCTGAAACAGTTCCGGGAAGCAGTCGCGGGGTGCATGGATCTCCTGGACATATACAGCGGTAACAACAACCCCGATGGGGCGGTCAAGATCCTGGGTACTCTCAAGGACATCTATCTAAAGATGGATGAGCCGGGCAAGGCTGCCGATGCCCTGCGTACCGTGGCCTCCATCCACTCAAGCTTCGGGCATAAACGCACGGCCGAGTCGGTGCGGGCCCAGGCCGATGCACTGGAAAGCGGCCGGAAGTAGGGGCTGAGGCCCGGAGTACCTTTGCCGGCAACGGGCCTGCTCTGTAAAAGAATGCGAATCACGGGTATATTGGTC
This genomic window contains:
- a CDS encoding tetratricopeptide repeat protein is translated as MNEPEEQRQEIIEESEEKKQAQADFDQGKVFLETGELTMAAAAFHNALVGYDQLNDLNGVANAAVKLGDICLARKDYAAALRHFERADAICAKEQDLSSSLFLKKKFIKARVGLKQFREAVAGCMDLLDIYSGNNNPDGAVKILGTLKDIYLKMDEPGKAADALRTVASIHSSFGHKRTAESVRAQADALESGRK